Proteins encoded by one window of Polaribacter haliotis:
- a CDS encoding alpha/beta fold hydrolase produces the protein MKNNPILHSTIKGEGKPLLILHGYFGMSDNWKTLGNQFSENFQVHLIDQRNHGRSFHEYEFNYEVLVEDLYEYIRHNKLENVYLIGHSMGGKTAMLFAVTYPDLVDKLVIVDISPRMYEPHHNAILAGLNSIDFSVQNSRKLVEEKLSELIPEFGVRQFLIKNIYWKEKGQLAYRFNLQSLTENNPEVGEALPPFTVFEKETLFLKGEKSNYITENEEPIIDAHFPKSKIVELKNAGHWAHAENPKQFYSEVCAFFG, from the coding sequence ATGAAAAACAATCCAATATTACATTCAACCATAAAAGGAGAAGGAAAACCATTATTAATATTACATGGTTATTTTGGAATGAGCGATAACTGGAAAACGTTAGGAAATCAGTTTTCGGAAAATTTTCAAGTGCATTTAATAGATCAAAGAAATCACGGACGAAGCTTTCATGAATACGAATTTAATTACGAAGTTTTAGTTGAAGATTTGTACGAATATATTCGACATAATAAATTAGAGAATGTCTATTTAATTGGTCATTCAATGGGTGGGAAAACAGCAATGTTATTTGCAGTTACATACCCAGATTTGGTTGATAAATTAGTAATTGTAGATATTTCGCCAAGAATGTACGAACCACATCATAATGCCATTTTAGCAGGTTTAAATTCTATTGATTTTTCTGTACAAAATTCTAGGAAATTAGTAGAAGAGAAGCTATCGGAATTGATTCCTGAATTTGGCGTGCGACAATTTTTAATCAAAAACATTTATTGGAAAGAAAAAGGACAATTGGCATATCGATTTAATTTACAATCGCTCACAGAAAATAACCCAGAAGTTGGCGAAGCGCTGCCACCTTTTACAGTTTTTGAAAAAGAAACGTTGTTTTTAAAAGGTGAAAAATCGAATTATATCACAGAAAACGAAGAGCCAATTATTGATGCTCATTTTCCTAAATCTAAAATAGTGGAATTAAAAAACGCAGGACATTGGGCACATGCAGAAAATCCAAAACAGTTTTATAGTGAGGTTTGTGCGTTTTTTGGGTAG
- a CDS encoding thiamine diphosphokinase produces MRKNVFLLLNGEAPTKLPNLSKYDIICATDGAYQYLKNNNITPDFISGDFDSILDIPNDVEVISTPNQNFTDFDKILQILFEKGFYNIDVFGASGKEQDHFLGNLHTALQWKEKLKLTFFDNFGYYFLAETETKVKDCLDKTVSLFPFPKASNITTKGLQYPLNNEDLDFCKRIGTRNKAIKGNIKITFKTGDLFIFINN; encoded by the coding sequence ATGAGAAAGAACGTTTTTTTATTATTAAATGGTGAAGCTCCAACAAAATTACCCAATTTGTCTAAATATGATATTATTTGTGCTACAGATGGCGCTTATCAATATTTAAAAAACAATAACATAACTCCCGATTTTATCAGTGGAGATTTTGATTCTATTCTTGACATTCCTAATGATGTTGAAGTAATCTCAACTCCAAATCAAAATTTTACAGATTTTGATAAAATACTACAAATTCTTTTTGAAAAAGGTTTTTATAATATTGATGTTTTTGGAGCTAGTGGAAAAGAACAAGACCACTTTTTAGGGAACTTGCACACTGCACTTCAATGGAAAGAAAAATTAAAGCTTACTTTTTTTGATAATTTTGGATATTATTTTTTAGCTGAAACAGAAACTAAAGTTAAAGATTGCTTAGACAAAACAGTTTCGCTATTTCCTTTTCCAAAAGCCTCAAATATTACTACAAAAGGACTTCAATACCCTTTAAATAATGAAGATTTAGATTTTTGTAAAAGAATTGGAACACGAAATAAAGCAATTAAAGGTAATATAAAAATCACTTTTAAAACGGGCGATTTGTTTATTTTTATCAATAATTAA
- a CDS encoding serine hydrolase domain-containing protein — MKLNTLLIIFISSLFFSCSTPRTLDELLIDFEKENKAMGTISIFKDDKEVFNKSFGLANLEKNKKANDETKYWIGSITKTYTAAVILNLVDEKKLSYDTKLNDFFPDIKNSENITITQLLKHRSGLYNITKSPNFESWIAEPRSRLEMISKLNEFESEFNPGEKTSYSNSNFIVLSYIAEIIEKKPFKEILNERIFTKLNLKRTAFADTLNITKNEAMDYFPENGKWSPITYQTNLLGTMGAGGIISTAKEINIFYNALFSGKLLSKEALKEMTTPINELGMGLGISEYEGLKTYGHDGRIDGFRSIAMYAPEKNFSIVLTFNASKVSMKESLIRVFEAYKHTYETAF, encoded by the coding sequence ATGAAGCTAAATACTTTATTAATTATCTTTATTTCATCCTTATTTTTTAGTTGTTCAACTCCAAGAACTTTAGACGAATTACTTATAGATTTTGAGAAAGAAAACAAAGCAATGGGTACTATTTCTATTTTTAAAGACGATAAAGAAGTTTTTAATAAATCTTTTGGTCTTGCGAATTTAGAAAAAAACAAAAAAGCAAATGACGAGACTAAATATTGGATTGGATCCATTACAAAAACCTACACAGCTGCAGTAATTCTTAATCTTGTAGACGAGAAAAAACTTTCTTATGATACAAAGTTAAACGATTTTTTTCCAGACATTAAAAATTCAGAAAATATTACAATTACTCAGCTTTTAAAACACAGAAGTGGACTTTACAACATCACAAAAAGCCCAAATTTTGAAAGTTGGATTGCAGAGCCAAGAAGTAGATTGGAAATGATTTCGAAATTAAATGAATTTGAATCCGAATTTAATCCTGGAGAAAAAACTTCCTACTCGAATTCTAACTTTATTGTGCTTTCCTATATCGCAGAAATAATTGAAAAAAAGCCGTTTAAAGAAATATTAAACGAACGTATTTTTACAAAACTAAACTTAAAAAGAACGGCTTTTGCAGACACTTTAAACATCACAAAAAATGAAGCGATGGATTATTTTCCTGAAAACGGAAAATGGTCTCCCATAACCTATCAAACCAATTTATTAGGAACTATGGGTGCTGGAGGAATTATTTCTACAGCTAAAGAAATTAATATTTTTTACAACGCTTTATTTTCAGGAAAACTACTTAGTAAAGAAGCTTTAAAGGAAATGACAACGCCTATAAATGAACTTGGAATGGGACTTGGAATCTCTGAATATGAAGGACTAAAAACTTATGGGCATGATGGAAGAATAGATGGTTTTAGATCGATTGCGATGTATGCTCCAGAGAAAAATTTTTCAATAGTTTTAACTTTTAACGCATCTAAAGTTTCTATGAAGGAAAGTTTAATTCGAGTTTTTGAAGCTTATAAACACACTTACGAAACAGCGTTTTAA
- a CDS encoding MotA/TolQ/ExbB proton channel family protein: MNLFEEGGALFMYTILIVLIISIALIVKDFFKPDEKGKTLELIKSLGLFALVWGFLGMMIGFIGAFDAISDSSGVSQSVLASGLKVGLLAPSFGMFAFLVIRLGIIGLILKKK, translated from the coding sequence ATGAATTTATTTGAAGAAGGTGGTGCACTTTTTATGTACACGATTTTAATTGTATTAATTATTTCAATTGCATTAATTGTAAAAGATTTTTTTAAACCAGACGAAAAAGGCAAAACCCTAGAGCTTATAAAATCTCTTGGTTTATTTGCATTGGTTTGGGGCTTTTTAGGAATGATGATTGGTTTTATTGGTGCTTTTGATGCCATTTCTGACTCATCAGGTGTTTCTCAATCTGTTTTAGCTAGCGGATTAAAAGTAGGTTTATTAGCTCCCTCTTTTGGTATGTTTGCTTTTTTAGTAATTAGATTAGGAATTATAGGTTTAATTTTAAAAAAGAAATAA
- a CDS encoding sensor histidine kinase has protein sequence MNTKQFINSVILIVLHTFFWVGVYFFYTYFLGYGSKNTAYVNNFALYLMPVTIIMSYFFLYVLIPKYLIAKKHGLFVLYTVYTFIVSFCLIMLSILYGIVFSTDLTINDSKPLTKTILFIILGIYMVVLVVIAIGLVLSSYKSTLKNEDLKTKFLETKLQLKEQELRFLKMQIQPHFLFNTLNTIYGLAIQKHENAPEMILKLSNLLDYILYQVDKPKVFLMDEIAHLEDYISLEKMRFHDTLKINFIKNIQAENVDVSPMLLIPFVENAFKHGVIVNNFFTINIDLKVTETKLYFTIENNYNKEKENIQGGIGLENSRKRLEMLYPEKHSLEIIGKDNIFKIILEINF, from the coding sequence ATGAATACTAAACAGTTTATAAATAGTGTAATTTTAATAGTGCTTCACACTTTTTTTTGGGTGGGAGTGTATTTTTTCTATACTTATTTTTTAGGTTATGGAAGTAAGAATACAGCTTATGTAAATAATTTTGCACTTTATTTAATGCCGGTAACCATTATAATGAGTTATTTCTTTTTATATGTTTTAATCCCAAAGTATTTAATAGCTAAAAAACACGGACTTTTCGTTTTATACACTGTTTATACATTTATAGTTTCATTCTGTTTAATTATGCTTTCTATCTTATATGGAATTGTGTTTTCTACAGATCTAACAATTAACGATTCTAAGCCTTTAACAAAAACAATTCTATTTATAATTTTAGGAATTTACATGGTCGTTTTAGTAGTAATTGCTATTGGTTTGGTCTTAAGTAGTTACAAATCGACGTTAAAAAATGAAGATTTAAAAACGAAATTCTTAGAAACAAAACTCCAATTAAAAGAGCAAGAATTACGGTTTTTGAAGATGCAAATCCAGCCACATTTTTTGTTTAATACCTTAAATACAATTTACGGTTTGGCGATTCAGAAACACGAAAATGCACCTGAAATGATTTTAAAATTGTCTAACTTATTAGATTATATTTTATATCAAGTAGATAAGCCAAAAGTATTTTTAATGGATGAAATTGCGCATTTAGAGGATTATATTTCCTTAGAAAAAATGCGTTTTCATGATACTTTAAAAATAAATTTCATTAAAAATATTCAAGCTGAAAATGTTGATGTTTCACCAATGCTGTTAATTCCCTTTGTGGAAAATGCGTTTAAGCATGGCGTAATTGTAAACAATTTTTTTACAATTAATATCGATTTAAAAGTTACAGAAACTAAGTTGTATTTTACAATCGAAAATAATTATAATAAAGAAAAAGAAAATATTCAAGGAGGAATTGGATTAGAAAATAGTAGAAAAAGACTAGAAATGTTATATCCAGAAAAACATTCTTTAGAAATAATAGGAAAAGATAATATCTTTAAAATAATTTTAGAAATCAATTTTTAA
- a CDS encoding LytR/AlgR family response regulator transcription factor codes for MNNINCLIVDDEPVARGILESYVAKIPNLKLIKSCKNAMEAFDVLHQEKIDLVFLDINMPEISGLSLAKSINKNSKIIFTTAHREYALEGFDLQAIDYLLKPISFERFFQAVNKSFGVFKNETKNQEIIPETTKNEFIFVRSERKMIKIVFDEILYVESLSDYIKIHLKDKIIVTRETITNIEKKLPTQRFLRIHRSFIVNISCIDSYTNEFVEIGKNAISISRTYKENVLTKLTEIS; via the coding sequence ATGAATAATATTAATTGTCTTATTGTAGATGACGAACCTGTTGCAAGAGGGATTTTGGAATCTTATGTAGCAAAGATTCCTAATTTAAAATTGATAAAATCTTGTAAAAATGCCATGGAAGCTTTTGATGTTTTGCATCAAGAAAAAATAGATTTGGTTTTTTTAGATATTAATATGCCAGAAATTTCTGGATTGTCTTTGGCAAAATCTATTAATAAGAATTCTAAAATTATTTTTACAACTGCACACAGAGAATATGCATTGGAAGGTTTCGACTTACAAGCTATCGATTATTTATTGAAGCCAATTTCTTTCGAACGTTTTTTCCAAGCAGTAAATAAGTCTTTTGGTGTTTTTAAAAACGAGACTAAAAATCAGGAAATTATCCCAGAAACCACTAAAAATGAATTTATTTTTGTGCGTTCAGAAAGAAAAATGATTAAAATTGTTTTTGATGAAATTTTATATGTCGAAAGCCTTTCCGATTATATTAAAATTCATTTGAAAGATAAAATAATCGTAACAAGAGAAACGATTACAAATATTGAAAAGAAACTGCCAACACAACGTTTTTTAAGAATTCATCGTTCGTTTATTGTAAACATTAGTTGTATAGATTCGTACACTAATGAGTTTGTAGAAATTGGAAAAAACGCAATTTCCATCAGCAGAACTTATAAAGAAAATGTACTTACAAAGTTGACAGAAATTTCCTAG
- a CDS encoding diphosphomevalonate/mevalonate 3,5-bisphosphate decarboxylase family protein, whose protein sequence is MSTKQFIPKSALKNIEKAIFSWQTPSNIALVKYWGKSNPQLPKNASISFTLDNCHTITTIDFEKKEISENVDFNLFFEGKQKDEFKPKIAEFFKRVADYCPYIFEYKMTINSENSFPHSSGIASSASGLSAIAMCLMSLEKELNSDLSLEFINKKASFLARLGSGSASRSVEGPLVVWGSHPEIEGSSDLFGVKFPHKVHSIFENYQDAILLVDKGEKQVSSTVGHNLMTNHPYAENRFVQANDNLGKLSEILQNGDIKAFVNLVESEALTLHAMMMTSNPYFILMKPNTLEIINKIWSYRQENNSNICFTLDAGANVHVLYPLSEKEAVNQFIENELANYCQKKQYIYDSVGFGAKQL, encoded by the coding sequence TTGAGTACAAAACAATTTATTCCAAAATCAGCTTTAAAAAATATCGAAAAAGCAATTTTTTCATGGCAAACACCAAGTAATATTGCTTTGGTAAAATATTGGGGAAAAAGCAATCCGCAATTACCAAAAAATGCTTCAATCAGTTTTACGTTAGATAATTGTCATACAATTACCACTATCGATTTTGAAAAGAAAGAAATATCTGAAAATGTAGATTTCAATCTTTTTTTCGAGGGAAAACAAAAAGACGAATTCAAGCCTAAAATTGCAGAATTTTTCAAAAGAGTAGCCGATTATTGTCCCTATATTTTTGAATATAAAATGACAATTAATTCAGAAAATTCTTTCCCTCATTCGAGTGGAATTGCATCTTCAGCAAGTGGTTTAAGTGCGATTGCAATGTGTTTAATGAGTTTAGAAAAAGAATTAAATTCAGATTTATCATTAGAATTTATCAATAAAAAAGCATCATTTTTAGCAAGATTAGGTTCAGGAAGCGCGAGTAGAAGTGTAGAAGGGCCTTTGGTTGTTTGGGGAAGTCATCCAGAAATCGAAGGAAGCTCAGATTTATTTGGGGTTAAATTCCCACACAAAGTACATTCGATTTTCGAAAACTATCAAGATGCAATTTTGTTGGTAGATAAAGGAGAAAAGCAAGTTTCAAGTACTGTTGGGCATAATTTAATGACCAATCATCCATATGCAGAAAATAGATTTGTACAAGCAAATGATAATTTAGGGAAATTATCAGAAATTCTTCAAAATGGAGATATAAAAGCATTTGTAAATTTAGTAGAAAGTGAAGCATTAACGTTGCATGCAATGATGATGACTAGTAATCCTTACTTCATTTTAATGAAACCAAATACACTGGAAATTATTAATAAAATTTGGAGTTATCGTCAAGAAAATAATAGCAATATTTGTTTCACATTAGATGCTGGAGCTAATGTACATGTTTTGTATCCGTTATCGGAAAAAGAAGCTGTTAATCAATTTATTGAGAATGAGTTGGCTAATTATTGTCAGAAAAAACAGTATATTTATGATTCCGTTGGTTTTGGAGCAAAACAGCTTTAA
- a CDS encoding toxin-antitoxin system YwqK family antitoxin encodes MKITSILFFLLFSFFATDFAAQEKIWFDVNSNVTTKEKAVYYRLVSSNKNEKQQIIDYYISGKKAKEFSFVKGKENGKYSEFYSSGELKTIGKFDNGRRDGVWKTYYKNGKIKEKGKYNKGEKVGVWKIYYKND; translated from the coding sequence ATGAAAATTACGTCTATCTTATTTTTTCTATTATTCAGTTTTTTTGCAACTGATTTTGCTGCGCAAGAAAAAATTTGGTTTGATGTAAATAGTAATGTTACTACAAAAGAAAAAGCAGTTTATTATAGATTAGTTTCTTCTAATAAAAATGAAAAGCAACAAATTATAGACTATTATATTTCTGGTAAAAAAGCTAAAGAATTTTCTTTTGTTAAAGGGAAAGAAAATGGAAAATATTCTGAATTTTATAGTTCTGGAGAATTAAAAACTATTGGGAAATTTGATAACGGTCGAAGAGATGGTGTTTGGAAAACCTATTATAAAAACGGAAAAATAAAAGAAAAAGGGAAATATAATAAAGGTGAGAAAGTTGGTGTTTGGAAGATTTACTACAAAAACGACTAA
- a CDS encoding mevalonate kinase family protein, whose protein sequence is MKGPLFYAKILLFGEYGIIKDSKGLAIPFNAYRGALKSSKNLTGKAQISNENLNRFYKHLASLKSNEVSFNLKAFKEDIDNGMYFDSSIPQGYGVGSSGALVASIYDKYAADKITVLENLTRDKLLKLKQIFSLMESFFHGKSSGLDPLNSYLSLPILINSKENIEPAGIPSQKEGKGAVFLLDSEQIGETEPMVNIFMNKMKNEGFRKMISEDFATTTDACIEDFLQGNVKSLFGNVKSLSKLVLKNFKPMIPTAFHKVWENGIATNDYYLKLCGSGGGGYILGFTEDYEKAQKSLKDYKLELVYRF, encoded by the coding sequence ATGAAAGGACCATTATTTTATGCTAAAATTCTTCTTTTTGGAGAATATGGAATTATAAAAGATTCTAAAGGTTTAGCAATTCCATTTAACGCCTATAGAGGTGCACTAAAATCATCTAAAAACCTTACTGGAAAAGCACAAATTTCTAACGAAAACTTAAATCGTTTTTATAAACATTTGGCTTCTTTAAAATCAAATGAAGTTAGCTTTAATTTAAAGGCTTTTAAAGAAGATATTGATAATGGAATGTATTTCGATTCTTCAATTCCACAAGGTTATGGAGTTGGTAGTTCTGGTGCATTAGTTGCTTCGATTTACGATAAATACGCAGCAGATAAAATTACTGTTTTAGAAAATTTAACAAGAGACAAATTGTTAAAATTAAAACAGATATTTTCTTTAATGGAATCTTTTTTTCATGGAAAAAGCTCTGGCTTAGATCCTTTAAATAGTTATTTAAGTTTACCGATTTTAATAAATTCTAAAGAAAATATAGAACCTGCAGGAATTCCATCTCAAAAAGAAGGAAAAGGAGCCGTTTTCTTATTAGATTCAGAGCAAATTGGCGAAACAGAACCAATGGTAAACATCTTTATGAATAAGATGAAAAACGAAGGTTTTAGAAAAATGATTAGCGAAGATTTCGCAACTACTACAGATGCTTGTATTGAAGATTTCTTACAGGGAAATGTAAAATCTTTATTTGGAAATGTAAAATCATTATCTAAGTTAGTGCTTAAAAATTTCAAACCGATGATTCCTACTGCTTTTCATAAAGTTTGGGAAAATGGAATCGCAACAAACGATTACTACTTAAAACTTTGTGGTTCTGGTGGTGGAGGTTATATTTTAGGTTTTACGGAAGATTATGAAAAAGCTCAAAAAAGTTTAAAAGACTACAAATTAGAATTAGTTTATAGATTCTAA
- a CDS encoding geranylgeranylglycerol-phosphate geranylgeranyltransferase, with the protein MIPSKAKQITLKFFSLFSAVRGYNIIVLVVAQYLAAIFIFSPTKYLREVIFDLHLLYLVLACVFVIAGGYIINNFYDAKVDKINRPLKAGLDSYVKQSTKLRLYFLLNFIGFGFGILISWRAALFFAVYIFGIWLYSHKLKRYPFIGVISATVLTVLPFFAVFVYYGNFSKIIFVHASFLFLVIMVRELIKDLENMKGALANNYATFPVVYGEKKTKQFSVLLLILTVFPIAILLNYASLSYMQYYFYFALIILIFVGFYLWKSISKNQYRMLHNTLKLLLFIGVLCLIFIDTSLLLEKVINRLN; encoded by the coding sequence ATGATTCCCTCAAAAGCAAAACAAATTACACTTAAATTCTTTAGTTTATTTTCGGCTGTAAGAGGTTATAATATTATAGTTCTTGTAGTTGCACAATATTTAGCTGCCATTTTTATTTTTTCTCCAACAAAATATTTAAGAGAAGTTATTTTCGATTTACACCTATTGTATTTAGTGTTGGCCTGCGTTTTTGTAATTGCTGGTGGCTATATTATCAATAATTTTTACGATGCAAAAGTCGATAAAATCAATAGGCCTCTAAAAGCAGGTTTAGATAGTTATGTAAAACAATCTACAAAACTGAGGCTTTATTTTTTATTAAATTTTATTGGTTTTGGTTTCGGAATTTTAATTTCTTGGAGGGCTGCATTGTTTTTTGCAGTTTATATTTTCGGAATTTGGTTATATTCTCATAAGTTGAAAAGATATCCATTTATTGGTGTAATTTCTGCAACTGTGTTAACAGTTTTACCATTTTTTGCGGTATTTGTTTATTATGGAAATTTTTCAAAAATAATTTTTGTGCATGCAAGTTTCTTGTTTTTGGTAATTATGGTACGCGAATTAATTAAAGATTTAGAGAACATGAAAGGAGCTTTAGCAAATAATTATGCTACTTTTCCAGTGGTTTATGGAGAAAAAAAGACAAAACAATTTTCTGTCTTATTATTAATTTTAACTGTGTTTCCAATTGCAATTTTATTAAATTATGCCTCATTAAGTTACATGCAATATTACTTTTATTTTGCTTTAATTATTTTGATTTTCGTTGGTTTCTATCTCTGGAAATCTATTTCCAAAAACCAATATAGAATGTTACATAACACCTTGAAACTACTTTTGTTTATTGGTGTTTTGTGTTTAATTTTTATTGATACTTCATTGCTTTTAGAGAAGGTGATTAATAGATTAAATTAA
- a CDS encoding pseudouridine synthase → MKSDRNSSRGRQEGKKSTPLSRKRKKPTATSKESGAPRKEYKKIKEAPKADESAGIRLNKYIANSGICSRREADTYIEHGSVEVNGKLVTEMGYKVQANDIVKFDGTSITPEQKKYVLLNKPKNYITTMDDDRGRKTVMELIANASKERIYPVGRLDRNTTGLLLFTNDGDLAKKLTHPKHNVRKLYHASLDKKLDLRDLEKLRGDVVIEGKKVFIDAISYVDGEPKSEVGIEIHSGRNRIVRKIFEHVGYKVNKLDRVIFAELTKKNLPRGRWRELTNQEVSNLQMLK, encoded by the coding sequence ATGAAATCAGATAGAAACTCGTCGAGAGGACGACAAGAAGGTAAGAAAAGTACACCTCTAAGTCGCAAAAGAAAAAAACCAACTGCAACTTCTAAGGAGTCAGGAGCTCCAAGAAAAGAATACAAAAAGATTAAGGAAGCTCCAAAAGCTGACGAATCTGCAGGAATTCGTTTAAACAAATACATTGCGAACTCAGGAATTTGCTCTAGAAGAGAAGCAGATACTTATATTGAACATGGAAGTGTAGAGGTAAATGGAAAGTTAGTAACTGAAATGGGTTACAAAGTACAAGCAAATGATATTGTAAAATTCGATGGAACTTCAATTACTCCAGAGCAAAAAAAGTACGTGCTGTTAAACAAGCCAAAGAATTATATTACAACAATGGATGATGATCGTGGAAGAAAAACGGTTATGGAGTTAATTGCAAATGCTTCAAAAGAAAGAATTTATCCAGTGGGGCGTTTAGATAGAAATACAACAGGTTTATTATTATTCACAAATGATGGAGATTTAGCTAAAAAACTAACGCATCCAAAGCATAATGTAAGAAAATTATACCATGCTTCTTTAGATAAAAAACTAGATTTAAGAGATTTAGAAAAGTTAAGAGGAGATGTTGTTATTGAGGGTAAAAAAGTATTTATCGATGCAATTTCATATGTAGATGGAGAACCAAAAAGTGAAGTTGGAATCGAAATACATTCAGGAAGAAACAGAATTGTTCGTAAAATTTTCGAACATGTTGGTTATAAGGTTAATAAATTAGACAGAGTAATTTTTGCTGAATTAACAAAGAAAAATTTACCAAGAGGAAGATGGAGAGAGTTAACGAATCAAGAAGTTAGCAACCTTCAAATGTTGAAATAA
- the hutG gene encoding formimidoylglutamase, translated as MSFFNHLKVDYTAGNQKDWTGRKTVLENQYWYQNITVSNIENENFDAEINIGLIGYSCDEGVRRNQGRIGARKGPASVRNKLGKIPIHFNNKNIVDFGDIICFDDHLEDCQKALSKSISKLISNKVLPIAIGGGHDIAYANFSGIKDALKDSTKNNIGIINFDAHFDLRTVETLPNSGTPFNQILSEYKEASYFAIGIQQQSNTKELFEIADKNNVSYVSNLECETFTESLKNKLTSFIKKADYLYITIDLDGFSSAFATGVSAPSPLGFSPNFVYKTLEFLFESKKVVSCDIAELNPDFDIDNNTAGLAAKLVDFIVLNA; from the coding sequence ATGAGTTTTTTCAATCATTTAAAAGTTGATTATACTGCTGGAAATCAAAAAGATTGGACTGGTAGAAAAACAGTACTTGAAAATCAATATTGGTATCAAAATATAACGGTTTCTAATATTGAAAATGAAAATTTTGATGCAGAAATAAATATTGGATTGATTGGCTATTCTTGCGATGAAGGTGTTCGAAGAAATCAAGGAAGAATTGGTGCAAGAAAAGGTCCAGCAAGTGTTCGAAATAAATTAGGAAAAATTCCAATTCATTTCAACAATAAAAATATTGTTGATTTTGGAGATATAATTTGTTTTGATGATCATTTAGAAGATTGCCAAAAAGCACTTTCAAAATCCATTAGCAAACTAATTTCAAATAAAGTATTACCAATTGCAATTGGAGGTGGACATGATATTGCCTATGCGAATTTTTCAGGAATTAAAGATGCTTTGAAAGATTCTACAAAAAACAACATAGGAATTATCAATTTTGATGCGCATTTCGATTTAAGAACTGTTGAAACGCTACCAAATTCAGGCACTCCTTTTAATCAAATTTTATCAGAATATAAAGAGGCTTCTTATTTTGCGATTGGAATTCAACAACAATCGAACACTAAAGAATTATTTGAAATTGCTGATAAAAATAACGTTTCCTATGTTTCTAATTTAGAATGTGAAACGTTTACTGAAAGTTTAAAAAACAAACTGACTTCCTTTATTAAAAAAGCAGACTACTTATATATTACAATTGATTTAGATGGTTTTTCATCTGCATTTGCAACTGGCGTAAGTGCTCCTTCTCCACTTGGTTTTAGTCCAAATTTTGTGTACAAAACTTTGGAATTTTTATTCGAAAGTAAAAAAGTAGTTTCCTGTGATATTGCAGAATTAAACCCAGATTTTGACATAGATAATAATACTGCAGGTTTAGCTGCAAAATTGGTTGATTTTATCGTTTTAAACGCATAA